In Festucalex cinctus isolate MCC-2025b chromosome 9, RoL_Fcin_1.0, whole genome shotgun sequence, the DNA window TCGCCTTGCCAGCTGAAATAAACAGCAATTGAATTGTTTGTTAAGACAAAGTCAACCATACAACTGTCACACATCTGACTGGATTCTTTATCGACAGACAGGTGTCACTCACTGATCTCAAGTTGTCTCTGAATACGTCCTTTACTTCTCTCCCTGAAGTCCACCTGAGCTTCATTATACTTTGTCATGACCTCCACAAACTTCCTTGACAACACTGCATGCTGGGAAACAGGAACATAAAATGTTTGTGTGggggtggtaaaaaaataaataaattataatccaaaatatatttttttttttaaacctgtgaTTTCCGTATCCGCATGTCAGCTGACACTCTCTCCTGCTCTTCTGACTCCAGATTCCTCTCAATGGCTGCAGAGAAATTCAGAGTTCTCAAACAAGTTGGACTTCAAAGCATTCAAATGTATTATCAATTAGTTAGTAGAActataaaatgaattaaatccaGTTCTGACTATATAAGAAGTACAAAACCTCAAACTGAGTCATCACTTTAATGCCATTGAATGTGTGTGAATGAATATTAAAGTCCAGGCTCACTCTTAAGTTTGTTTCTAGCGTTGTTTGCCATTTTCTTGATGTCATTGGTGATTGCTTCCAAGTCATCCTGGGTTTCTGGAAGGAACAGACATATTTCTCaggtaaatatacatttcattcAAATGTCTTTACCTTTAAAACTCGCTTTTGTTATTGAATTGTTAAACTAATAAAGTATTTAATAATTTGTAGTGGAGTAGAACAACAGTCCATCACTGTATACTGTACTGggcatatttgttttatttcattaatgagCTACGCATAACTACGCATATAAAAGAAACATTTCAAGGATGTTAATTTACAATCAAACTgtagtatttaatttttataaagttGCTATATCAGATCTCAACTCTTACTATATAGTTGTGCCTAATAAAGACACTGAAGCTGCAACTAACGACTATTTTGatcatcaattaatcaattttttGAAAGATGTTTTAATTTTCATCCCTTCATTCAgaaacaggacattatttcaaattggcagtgcagaaaatgcataaatgtaaattaaatatgATTCAGTTTTCCAAGGTAAAAGTGTATGTTTGCAAACTTCCCATTTtgaaaaaaggcaaaaataattGGTTTGCCTTCGTGGAGGACTACAGAAagctgagaatatttactgttgagaggctgaaattctGAAAGTTTTGACCATTTTAAGTTTAGCGTGGTCTCTAAATGATTAATCGATTAGCAAAAATGATTCTCAGAAATTTGATAATCTATTAGGTATATAATCACTGCACCTCTAAAAGAAACCGTTGAGTGAATTTGTTTATAGCGACAAgaacatctgaaaaaaaaacatttaaccttGCACAAGTAGgaaagacagaaaaacaaaTGGCATTAACATGAAATTTAGGTGTTGAGATATCTTACTTTGATCTGACGTGGGAGCAGACAGAATGATGGAGAAAAGCTTTTTGACCTCAGCGACATTCTCGTCAATTTTGTCGATGCTGTTCCTGATGTCTTCAATCTGAAACATGTAAGTCAAGCTAGCTGTTACGATAATGCCTGAAAGCGCTAACTTGCAGTAAAATTCACCCTTTCAAAAGCTCACCTGGGAGAAGAATTCATCCATAAAGGCTGCGTTGTCCATCGCAATCTCAACTTCATCGTCATCTTGATTGCATGTCTGAATCCACAAAAGCAGAACAAGTGTCAGCATTTAAAAGCCAAAGTAAGTGTGTGGCGATTACGTCACTAATAAAATTCCCCCAAATCTCTTCCCGTCGCCATAGACATAATACAGTATGAGACATTCATCAGACACTAACAGTGTTTGCTAATGTTAATCTTAATTTGATAGTTTCTGTGTAACACAGCCGTCACATCCTAAGATAATCTATTTTTGCACAGTTTAGCTGCCAAGTCAACAATAGCTTAGATTTACCTTGTACACAACACCTTTGGTGGACTAACCTGaggatagtattttctaaattgacagccataattttTGGAAACAGgcagctcatacaaaaaaaaataaaaaaattcttcgTTGTGAAATTTCACATTTGATGGGCGGCTCAGCATTTCAGAGACCAAGTATTTGAATAGAAGCAATTCAAAACTTCATTATACATTGACCGCCGGCATCCCAGAAGCAACATTGTATAAACCCATTTCTTCAGTTTAATTTGTCATGTGCATACATTCTGTAATGCATTTTTGTGGCACACGATTTTTCTTAAATACTTTCTAAAAGTTTCAATGCAGTCGTAGTTAGACACCTTACCTTTAGCGATAAGCAGAAAACAATCCACCCACTTAAGTAAAACACCCAGCGCTGTTCGAGACATCGTGTTGAGTAAACTAAC includes these proteins:
- the stx3b gene encoding syntaxin 3b isoform X4; the protein is MKDRLEQLRATCNQDDDEVEIAMDNAAFMDEFFSQIEDIRNSIDKIDENVAEVKKLFSIILSAPTSDQKTQDDLEAITNDIKKMANNARNKLKTIERNLESEEQERVSADMRIRKSQHAVLSRKFVEVMTKYNEAQVDFRERSKGRIQRQLEITGKATTDEELEEMLESGNAAVFTAGIVDSGISKQALSEIEARHKDIVRLESSIKELHDMFVDIAMLVENQGGMIDRIESNMDQSVGFVERAVADTKKAAKFQQEARRKKMMITLCCAIIGIVVFSYLYSFFS
- the stx3b gene encoding syntaxin 3b isoform X3; the encoded protein is MKDRLEQLRATCNQDDDEVEIAMDNAAFMDEFFSQIEDIRNSIDKIDENVAEVKKLFSIILSAPTSDQKTQDDLEAITNDIKKMANNARNKLKTIERNLESEEQERVSADMRIRKSQHAVLSRKFVEVMTKYNEAQVDFRERSKGRIQRQLEITGKATTDEELEEMLESGNAAVFTAGIVDSGISKQALSEIEARHKDIVRLESSIKELHDMFVDIAMLVENQGDIVDNIEQNVSKSVDHIMVAKEQTKKALRYQTKARKKMIIIGVICAVIVVIVVAIILSQTL
- the stx3b gene encoding syntaxin 3b isoform X2, with amino-acid sequence MKDRLEQLRATCNQDDDEVEIAMDNAAFMDEFFSQIEDIRNSIDKIDENVAEVKKLFSIILSAPTSDQKTQDDLEAITNDIKKMANNARNKLKTIERNLESEEQERVSADMRIRKSQHAVLSRKFVEVMTKYNEAQVDFRERSKGRIQRQLEITGKATTDEELEEMLESGNAAVFTAGIVDSGISKQALSEIEARHKDIVRLESSIKELHDMFVDIAMLVENQGDIVDNIEQNVSKSVDHIMVAKEQTKKALRYQTKARKRVVHVVLIVLVLLAVLALIIGLSVGLTRS